The proteins below come from a single Miscanthus floridulus cultivar M001 chromosome 1, ASM1932011v1, whole genome shotgun sequence genomic window:
- the LOC136470445 gene encoding probable protein phosphatase 2C 34 produces the protein MLRAVARCCGHWPPGAAAADGMLWQTELRPHAAGEFSMAAAQANLAMEDQAQVLASPAATLVGVYDGHGGADASRFLRSRLFPHVQRFAREQGGMSAEAIRSAFGAAEEEFHKQVRQEWTKRPRLAAVGSCCLLGAISGDTLYVANVGDSRAVLGRRVVGGGVAVAERLSTEHNAASEEVRRELAALNPDDAQIVVHARGAWRVKGIIQVSRSIGDFYLKKPEYSLDPLFRQVGAPIPLKRPALSAEPSVQVHKLKPNDLFLIFASDGLWEHLSDDDAVQIVFKNPRTGIANRLVKAALKEATRKREVRYRDLRTIDRGVRRHFHDDISVVVVYLDRHRERRHTRVIDSSSNCTSAPVDIYSSNTHQSAKPLHAYKS, from the exons ATGTTGAGGGCGGTGGCGAGGTGCTGCGGCCACTGGCCGccgggcgccgcggcggcggacgGGATGCTGTGGCAGACGGAGCTGAGGCCGCACGCGGCGGGGGAGTTCTCGATGGCCGCGGCGCAGGCCAACCTAGCCATGGAGGACCAGGCGCAGGTGCTGGCCTCCCCGGCCGCCACGCTCGTCGGCGTCTACGACGGACACGGCGGAGCCGACGCCTCCCGGTTCCTCCGATCCCGACTCTTCCCCCATGTCCAAC GCTTCGCAAGGGAGCAGGGGGGCATGAGCGCGGAGGCGATTCGGAGCGCGTTCGGCGCGGCCGAGGAGGAGTTCCATAAGCAGGTGAGGCAGGAGTGGACGAAGCGGCCGCGGCTGGCTGCTGTGGGCTCATGCTGCCTGCTTGGGGCCATCTCCGGGGACACGCTGTACGTGGCCAACGTCGGTGACTCCCGCGCCGTGCTCGGCCGTCGAGTGGTCGGCGGCGGGGTCGCTGTCGCCGAGAGGCTGTCCACCGAGCACAACGCGGCGTCCGAGGAGGTGCGGCGGGAGCTCGCCGCGCTCAACCCCGACGACGCGCAGATCGTGGTGCACGCCAGAGGGGCGTGGAGGGTGAAGGGGATAATTCAG GTGTCAAGATCCATTGGTGATTTTTATCTGAAGAAACCGGAGTATAGCTTGGACCCCTTGTTTCGGCAAGTTGGCGCCCCTATTCCATTGAAGAGGCCTGCTCTTAGTGCTGAACCATCAGTTCAAGTACACAAGCTGAAACCAAATGACCTATTTCTGATATTTGCTTCGGATGGTCTTTGGGAGCACCTCAGCGACGATGATGCGGTGCAAATTGTCTTCAAGAATCCGAGAACT GGGATAGCCAACAGATTGGTGAAGGCTGCCTTGAAGGAAGCAACCAGGAAGAGGGAGGTCAGGTACCGTGACCTGAGGACGATCGACAGGGGTGTGAGACGGCATTTCCATGACGACATCAGCGTCGTTGTGGTCTACCTTGATCGCCACCGCGAGCGCCGCCACACCAGGGTCATCGACTCGAGTAGCAACTGCACCAGTGCACCCGTGGACATCTACTCCTCCAACACCCACCAGTCTGCGAAGCCATTGCACGCTTATAAGAGCTGA
- the LOC136453683 gene encoding uncharacterized protein — translation MEKYERLMAKVVAGSADILPWLNEHHKLLWARSKFSADIKCDYINNNLVECWNAWIKQLKDQPLDSLADAIRIKTMVFFEKKRKIPLVLTGAILPAVIHQLNATSKGLDHLQVTKGNPQEAEVTVMYKGEEIRRHVVYLDMQECTYREWQVNGKPCPHALAVITTERQPDMENYVNGYYSVKKLQAAYARVIPSITDKQQWPAVDKGFKVFHQWLRKRKDLRDKERI, via the coding sequence ATGGAGAAGTATGAGAGGCTCATGGCCAAGGTTGTTGCAGGTTCAGCAGACATCTTACCTTGGCTAAATGAGCATCACAAGTTACTCTGGGCTAGAAGCAAGTTCTCAGCAGACATTAAGTGTGACTACATAAACAATAATCTTGTTGAGTGCTGGAATGCTTGGATCAAACAGCTCAAAGACCAGCCATTGGACTCCCTTGCAGATGCAATTAGGATCAAGACAATGGTCTTCTTTGAGAAAAAAAGGAAGATCCCACTAGTTTTGACTGGTGCCATCCTTCCTGCTGTCATTCACCAGCTAAATGCTACCAGCAAGGGACTAGATCATCTCCAGGTGACTAAAGGAAACCCCCAAGAAGCTGAAGTGACTGTGATGTACAAGGGTGAGGAGATCAGAAGGCATGTTGTCTACCTAGATATGCAGGAGTGTACATATAGGGAGTGGCAGGTCAATGGTAAGCCCTGCCCACATGCCCTTGCTGTGATCACCACAGAAAGGCAGCCAGACATGGAAAATTATGTCAATGGGTACTACTCAGTGAAAAAGTTACAGGCAGCTTATGCACGTGTGATACCCAGTATAACTGACAAGCAACAATGGCCTGCAGTTGACAAGGGCTTCAAAGTGTTTCACCAGTGGCTAAGAAAAAGAAAGGACCTAAGAGACAAAGAAAGAATATGA